A region of Nitrospinota bacterium DNA encodes the following proteins:
- a CDS encoding glycosyltransferase family 4 protein — translation MNILHVLFTRGYGGLERYAMEQARRMAAKGHKNIFLARTGSPTAEALTQVTSIKTFTLDPVKYIDVGAMRFIRQTVRRENVDVVHVHHSADLGLAVPALLGIKGVGLLFSSYMYVPGPKKDYYHRLEYGRVGRILTASLEMRNNIIKNLPVAGDRVEVLPYGLDLARFNPAKTDSGWLRKKLGVEADRAVIGVISRLDPLKGQMEMIESMPKIVESVPGALLALTGDETPELAGKYKPTLEARVKELGLESSVVFTGPAEDTAPYLAGLDVYILPSHHETFSLGCLEAMAMGKAIVGTNSGGTPEMLDNGRCGLLAEPKAPASLAEKTLLLLKSPDLRQNIGQAARKKAASLYDMNLVMERLERIYAELAPKRG, via the coding sequence ATGAACATCCTCCACGTCCTTTTCACCCGCGGTTATGGCGGGCTGGAGCGATACGCCATGGAACAGGCCCGGCGCATGGCGGCGAAAGGGCATAAAAATATCTTTCTGGCGCGAACCGGTTCCCCCACAGCCGAAGCGCTCACACAGGTTACGTCCATCAAAACGTTCACCCTGGATCCGGTTAAATACATAGACGTTGGCGCCATGCGGTTCATCAGGCAAACCGTGAGGCGGGAGAATGTGGATGTGGTCCATGTCCATCATTCCGCTGACTTGGGGCTGGCGGTTCCGGCGCTTTTGGGGATAAAAGGCGTTGGGCTGTTGTTCTCAAGTTACATGTATGTGCCCGGCCCGAAGAAAGATTATTACCACCGGTTAGAGTACGGCAGGGTTGGGCGGATCTTGACTGCGTCTTTGGAAATGCGCAATAACATCATAAAAAACCTTCCCGTGGCCGGTGACCGGGTGGAAGTGTTGCCTTATGGGCTGGACCTTGCGCGGTTCAACCCGGCGAAAACGGATAGCGGCTGGTTACGCAAAAAGCTGGGTGTGGAAGCGGACAGGGCGGTTATTGGTGTTATAAGCCGGCTGGATCCGTTGAAGGGTCAGATGGAAATGATAGAGTCCATGCCTAAGATAGTGGAGAGCGTACCGGGCGCTCTGCTGGCCCTCACCGGCGATGAGACCCCGGAACTGGCGGGCAAATACAAGCCCACCCTGGAAGCCAGGGTGAAAGAGCTGGGGCTGGAAAGCTCCGTGGTGTTCACCGGCCCCGCGGAGGATACGGCGCCATATCTAGCGGGGCTGGACGTTTATATCCTGCCCAGCCATCATGAAACATTTTCGCTGGGCTGTCTGGAGGCCATGGCCATGGGCAAAGCCATTGTGGGGACAAATTCCGGCGGAACCCCTGAAATGCTCGACAACGGCCGGTGCGGCCTGCTGGCGGAACCGAAGGCCCCGGCTTCTCTGGCGGAGAAAACATTATTACTGCTGAAATCTCCGGATTTGCGCCAGAACATCGGGCAAGCCGCCCGCAAAAAAGCCGCGAGCCTGTACGACATGAACCTGGTAATGGAACGGCTGGAGAGGATTTACGCTGAACTGGCGCCGAAGCGGGGTTAG
- a CDS encoding 1-deoxy-D-xylulose-5-phosphate reductoisomerase: protein MKKISILGSTGSIGVAALDIISRNPELFKVVALAAGTNINRLAAQVEKFRPKMVSVADASTARKLKDLVGRKTKIMAGAEGAMECAAHPDANLTLSAMVGAAGLPPTLAAVYAGKNVALANKETLVAAGGLVMREARKRKVKIIPVDSEHSAIFQCLRGEKMKTVRRLILTSSGGPFLRAAIADMEKVTPEQALKHPNWNMGPKITVDSATMMNKGLEVIEARWLFNLPPEKIDVVAHPQSVIHSMVEFHDSSVMAQMGLPDMRTPISFALGYPERTKLDLTSLDLATMGTLTFEKPDLARFPALALAYEAMRIGGSAPAALNAANEVAVEAFLNGRIGFLDIARLVEKTLNEHKPAPIKTLADALLTDQWARARAREFASNGASRQ, encoded by the coding sequence ATGAAAAAAATATCCATCCTGGGCTCCACCGGCTCCATAGGCGTGGCGGCGCTGGACATCATTTCCCGCAATCCGGAACTTTTCAAAGTGGTGGCGCTGGCGGCGGGCACAAATATCAACAGGCTGGCGGCGCAGGTGGAAAAATTCCGCCCCAAGATGGTCTCCGTGGCGGACGCTTCCACCGCCAGGAAGTTGAAAGACCTTGTGGGGCGCAAAACGAAAATCATGGCAGGCGCCGAGGGGGCCATGGAATGCGCCGCCCATCCAGACGCCAACCTGACGCTATCGGCCATGGTGGGCGCGGCGGGCCTGCCCCCAACGCTGGCGGCGGTTTACGCGGGTAAGAACGTAGCGCTGGCCAACAAGGAGACGCTGGTGGCGGCGGGCGGCCTGGTGATGCGCGAAGCCCGCAAACGCAAGGTGAAGATAATCCCTGTGGACAGTGAGCATTCGGCAATATTCCAATGCCTGCGTGGCGAGAAGATGAAAACCGTGCGCAGGCTTATCCTTACCTCTTCCGGCGGGCCTTTCCTGCGAGCCGCCATTGCGGATATGGAAAAGGTTACACCAGAGCAAGCGTTGAAGCATCCAAACTGGAACATGGGGCCGAAAATCACTGTGGACTCGGCCACCATGATGAACAAGGGGCTGGAGGTAATAGAGGCGCGGTGGCTGTTCAACCTGCCTCCGGAAAAGATAGACGTGGTGGCCCATCCGCAGTCGGTGATCCATTCCATGGTGGAGTTCCACGACTCGTCGGTGATGGCCCAAATGGGTTTGCCGGACATGAGGACACCAATATCTTTCGCCCTCGGCTACCCGGAACGGACAAAGCTGGATTTGACCAGCCTGGATCTTGCCACCATGGGAACGCTCACTTTTGAAAAACCGGACCTTGCCCGGTTCCCGGCGCTGGCATTAGCTTACGAGGCAATGCGAATCGGCGGCTCCGCCCCGGCGGCGCTCAACGCGGCCAACGAGGTGGCGGTGGAAGCGTTTTTAAACGGGCGCATAGGGTTTCTGGACATCGCAAGGCTTGTGGAAAAAACGCTAAACGAACACAAGCCGGCCCCTATCAAAACCCTGGCTGATGCGCTACTGACCGACCAATGGGCGCGGGCCCGAGCCAGGGAATTCGCGTCCAACGGCGCCTCAAGGCAATGA
- a CDS encoding phosphatidate cytidylyltransferase: MTRFISGLALASLIIGVTLYGSPALFTAVTAFFAMACLVEFYGMLKAGGEPSMTGPGLITGLGVFTLASLGLYESMAAFIPLTIMLIFGCAVICSGVDNSYRSASNTVFGALYVGLTLATLPLIRQMPDGALLIIMLALANGFCDTFAYYTGRAIGKTPLMPKVSPKKTVEGFVGGFIGSMAGALGFAHFFLQSLGIVNVAMIGLIVGVVGPLGDLAESAIKRKMGVKDSGRLIPGHGGALDRLDSIMFTGPAILVYLLYVAGVR, from the coding sequence ATGACAAGATTCATAAGCGGCCTGGCGCTGGCCTCCCTTATCATCGGCGTAACGCTTTACGGCTCGCCGGCGCTTTTCACCGCTGTCACCGCGTTTTTCGCCATGGCCTGCCTCGTGGAGTTTTACGGGATGCTCAAGGCCGGTGGCGAGCCTTCCATGACCGGGCCGGGCCTTATAACCGGCCTCGGCGTTTTTACGCTTGCAAGCCTCGGGCTTTATGAATCCATGGCCGCGTTCATTCCGCTCACGATCATGCTGATATTCGGATGCGCGGTGATATGCTCCGGGGTGGATAACAGTTACCGCTCCGCGTCCAACACGGTGTTCGGCGCTTTGTATGTTGGGCTGACATTGGCCACGCTTCCATTAATCCGGCAAATGCCCGATGGCGCGCTATTGATCATCATGCTGGCGCTGGCCAACGGGTTTTGCGACACTTTCGCCTACTATACTGGCCGGGCTATCGGGAAAACCCCTCTTATGCCCAAGGTTAGCCCCAAGAAAACCGTGGAAGGTTTTGTTGGCGGGTTCATAGGCTCCATGGCCGGGGCGTTGGGCTTCGCCCATTTTTTCCTGCAAAGCCTGGGGATAGTTAACGTGGCCATGATTGGGTTGATTGTGGGCGTGGTGGGGCCGCTGGGGGATTTGGCGGAGTCCGCCATCAAGCGAAAAATGGGGGTTAAAGACTCTGGCAGGCTCATCCCCGGCCATGGCGGCGCGCTGGACCGGCTTGACAGCATAATGTTCACGGGCCCTGCTATCCTTGTTTATCTCCTTTACGTGGCTGGGGTCCGATGA
- a CDS encoding isoprenyl transferase → MTEDGPTAGLDPARLPRHIAIIMDGNGRWARKRFLPRIAGHRAGVKAVDRVVTYCRKIGVEALTLYSFSSENWKRPADEVGALMNILKEYLERELERMLREDIRFNAIGTLDTLPAFAREAVLGAMERTRDNKGMVFTLALSYGSRDEMVRAARNMARAVKEGRLEPESINEDTFSTYLDTAGLPDPDLLIRTSGELRLSNFLLWQTAYTELFFTDKLWPDIGDDDVAEAIAAFGKRERRFGKTTEQVTGGKGQVP, encoded by the coding sequence ATGACAGAAGATGGCCCGACCGCCGGACTGGATCCCGCCCGCCTTCCCCGGCACATAGCCATCATCATGGACGGCAACGGCCGTTGGGCGCGCAAAAGGTTCCTCCCCCGCATCGCCGGCCACAGGGCCGGGGTGAAGGCCGTGGACAGGGTGGTGACCTATTGCCGCAAGATCGGCGTGGAAGCGCTCACCTTATATTCCTTCAGCTCCGAAAACTGGAAACGGCCCGCCGATGAGGTGGGGGCGCTCATGAACATCCTTAAAGAATACCTGGAGAGGGAGCTTGAGAGGATGCTCAGGGAGGATATCCGCTTTAACGCCATCGGAACGCTGGATACGCTTCCTGCTTTCGCGCGGGAGGCGGTGCTGGGGGCCATGGAACGGACCCGCGATAACAAGGGCATGGTGTTCACCCTGGCGCTCTCTTACGGCTCCCGGGACGAAATGGTAAGGGCCGCCCGCAACATGGCGAGGGCAGTTAAAGAAGGGCGGCTTGAGCCGGAGTCTATCAATGAAGACACATTCTCCACCTATCTGGACACCGCTGGTCTTCCCGACCCGGACTTGTTGATACGCACCTCCGGCGAGCTTCGCCTGAGCAATTTCCTGTTGTGGCAAACCGCTTACACCGAGCTTTTCTTTACCGATAAGCTGTGGCCGGATATCGGCGATGATGACGTGGCGGAAGCCATAGCCGCCTTCGGCAAACGGGAGCGCAGGTTCGGCAAGACTACCGAGCAGGTAACCGGCGGGAAAGGCCAGGTTCCATAA
- the frr gene encoding ribosome recycling factor, which translates to MLDNVYDEVKRKMDTAIDHLGKELAGVRTGRASLGLLDGIKVDYYGTMSLLNQVASLTTPDALTIAIQPWEQKLVPVIEKAIMMSDLGLMPTNDGKVIRISMPSLTEERRKELTKHVKKLAEEAKIALRNIRRDGVEKIKKLEKDKAVSEDDARKATDKVQKIIDEHIAIVDKKTAAKEKEIMDR; encoded by the coding sequence ATGCTCGACAACGTGTACGACGAAGTCAAACGCAAGATGGACACCGCTATAGACCACCTGGGCAAAGAGCTTGCCGGTGTCCGGACGGGAAGGGCCTCCCTGGGCCTGCTGGACGGTATCAAGGTGGATTATTACGGCACCATGAGCCTGCTTAACCAGGTGGCCTCGCTCACCACGCCCGACGCGCTCACCATAGCCATTCAGCCTTGGGAGCAAAAGCTTGTGCCGGTCATAGAAAAAGCCATCATGATGTCCGACCTGGGGCTGATGCCCACCAATGACGGCAAGGTGATCCGCATCTCCATGCCCTCGCTCACCGAGGAGCGGCGCAAGGAGCTTACAAAACATGTGAAGAAACTGGCCGAAGAGGCCAAGATAGCCCTCCGCAACATCCGCCGCGACGGGGTGGAAAAGATTAAAAAGCTGGAGAAAGACAAGGCCGTTTCCGAGGATGACGCCCGCAAGGCCACTGACAAGGTGCAGAAAATAATAGACGAGCACATCGCCATCGTGGACAAGAAGACGGCCGCCAAGGAAAAGGAGATCATGGACCGGTAG
- a CDS encoding UMP kinase: protein MGNGGLPFKRVMLKVTGEAFAEKGRQGLEVNALRHLAQEIKDAADLGVQIAVVVGGGNIFRGSVASEAGMDRVTADYMGMLATMINGLALQNALEQIDCQTRMLTSIDIHQLAEPYVRRRAVRHLEKGRVVIFAGGTGNPYFTTDTTASLRAMEIQADVILKATKVDGVYDADPMKVSGARRYTELKFIDVLKNNLKIMDAAAISLCMDNQVPIIVFNMTVPGNITRVLKGESIGTIVRGA from the coding sequence ATGGGTAACGGAGGTCTGCCGTTTAAGCGTGTAATGCTCAAGGTCACCGGTGAAGCGTTCGCCGAGAAAGGCCGGCAGGGCTTGGAAGTTAACGCCCTGCGCCACCTGGCCCAGGAGATAAAAGACGCCGCCGATCTTGGCGTGCAGATTGCGGTGGTAGTGGGCGGTGGAAACATTTTCCGCGGCTCAGTGGCCTCCGAAGCCGGGATGGACCGGGTTACGGCGGACTACATGGGTATGTTGGCCACCATGATAAACGGCCTGGCTTTGCAGAACGCGCTGGAGCAGATAGACTGCCAGACCCGTATGCTCACCTCCATAGACATCCATCAGCTGGCCGAGCCTTACGTGCGCAGGAGGGCCGTCCGCCATCTTGAAAAAGGGCGGGTGGTAATCTTCGCCGGAGGCACCGGCAATCCATATTTCACAACGGACACCACGGCCTCCCTGCGGGCCATGGAGATCCAGGCCGACGTGATACTAAAGGCCACCAAGGTGGACGGGGTTTACGACGCCGACCCGATGAAGGTTAGCGGAGCCCGCCGGTACACCGAGCTTAAGTTCATAGATGTGCTTAAAAACAACCTGAAGATTATGGACGCCGCCGCCATTTCCCTTTGCATGGACAACCAGGTGCCTATAATAGTTTTCAACATGACCGTGCCTGGCAACATAACGAGGGTCTTAAAAGGCGAAAGTATCGGCACCATAGTCCGAGGGGCCTGA
- a CDS encoding elongation factor Ts — MAVITSDMVKDLRARSGAGIMECKEALNENGGDMEAALDFLRKKGAAKAAKKADRSTKEGAIAGFVSGGTAALCEIKCETDFVSRNDVFQKLARDLAAHVAASPVAGSDEAFLAQPLAGKTVQDEVNAKIHELGENITAGRRVRFDLAGNGGFGLYIHGAGSIGCLVEVSSASAGIAGKDKFAELCKDLAMHIAASSPIALTSADVPAETLERERAIFETQARESGKPENILPKIVEGRVKKYYSEVCLMEQAFVKNPDVTINGLLASASKELGGQVSIARFARLQLGE; from the coding sequence ATGGCAGTCATCACTTCAGACATGGTTAAAGACCTGCGCGCCCGTTCCGGCGCCGGGATCATGGAATGCAAAGAGGCCCTCAACGAAAACGGCGGCGATATGGAGGCCGCTCTCGATTTCCTGAGGAAAAAAGGAGCCGCCAAGGCCGCCAAAAAGGCTGACCGCTCCACCAAGGAAGGAGCCATAGCTGGCTTCGTATCCGGCGGGACCGCCGCCCTTTGCGAGATAAAATGCGAGACCGATTTCGTCTCGCGCAACGACGTTTTCCAGAAACTGGCGCGCGACCTGGCCGCTCATGTGGCCGCCTCGCCCGTGGCCGGAAGCGACGAGGCTTTCCTGGCCCAGCCTTTGGCCGGTAAAACCGTGCAGGACGAGGTGAACGCGAAGATCCACGAACTGGGCGAGAACATCACAGCCGGGCGGCGAGTAAGGTTCGACCTGGCCGGTAACGGCGGGTTTGGCCTTTACATTCATGGCGCTGGCTCCATTGGGTGCCTGGTGGAAGTTTCCTCAGCTTCCGCCGGGATCGCCGGGAAAGACAAGTTCGCCGAACTTTGCAAAGACCTGGCCATGCACATCGCCGCATCTTCCCCGATAGCTCTCACCTCAGCGGACGTACCTGCGGAAACCCTGGAGCGGGAAAGGGCCATTTTCGAGACCCAGGCGCGGGAATCCGGCAAGCCAGAAAACATCCTGCCCAAGATCGTTGAGGGCCGGGTGAAAAAATACTATTCGGAAGTGTGTCTTATGGAACAGGCGTTCGTGAAAAACCCGGATGTCACCATAAACGGGTTGCTGGCCTCGGCCTCAAAGGAACTCGGCGGGCAGGTTTCCATAGCCCGTTTCGCGCGGCTTCAATTGGGTGAATAA
- the rpsB gene encoding 30S ribosomal protein S2 gives MAEVTLQEMMEAGVHFGHQTKRWNPKMKRYIFGARNGIYIIDLQKSLKLFQKAVKFAHELGANGGTLLFLGTKPQAKDVIVENAGQCKSPFVIERWLGGMLTNFETIRRSVARMKELDAMAEDGTFEALSKKEVVKLAKEREKLVKNLGGIRNMDKLPDAMFIIDTKNERIALNEARRLNIPVIAIVDTNCDPDGIDFVIPGNDDALKSIKLITGAISEAHMAGKTNFEMRLKALAEEKAAMKKQAEPQNKGGAQDKDAAVAKEQAGEGGAAQA, from the coding sequence ATGGCGGAAGTAACTCTTCAGGAGATGATGGAGGCCGGCGTACATTTCGGCCACCAGACCAAGCGCTGGAACCCCAAGATGAAACGTTACATCTTCGGGGCTCGTAACGGCATTTATATAATAGACCTTCAGAAGTCCCTCAAACTGTTCCAGAAAGCGGTGAAATTCGCCCATGAGCTGGGCGCAAACGGGGGTACCCTCCTGTTCCTGGGAACAAAACCCCAGGCCAAAGACGTTATCGTGGAAAACGCCGGGCAGTGCAAATCGCCTTTTGTGATAGAGCGCTGGCTTGGCGGCATGCTCACCAACTTCGAGACCATCCGGCGCTCCGTGGCGCGCATGAAAGAGCTGGACGCCATGGCCGAGGACGGCACGTTCGAAGCCCTCTCCAAAAAAGAGGTGGTCAAACTGGCCAAAGAGCGCGAAAAGCTGGTGAAGAACCTTGGCGGCATCCGGAACATGGACAAACTTCCCGACGCCATGTTCATCATAGACACCAAGAACGAGCGCATCGCGTTGAACGAAGCCAGGAGGCTCAACATCCCGGTTATCGCCATCGTGGACACCAACTGCGATCCGGACGGCATTGATTTCGTAATCCCGGGCAACGATGACGCCCTGAAATCCATAAAGCTCATCACCGGCGCCATATCCGAAGCCCATATGGCCGGTAAGACCAACTTCGAGATGCGGCTTAAAGCCCTTGCCGAGGAAAAGGCGGCCATGAAAAAGCAGGCCGAACCCCAGAACAAGGGTGGAGCCCAGGACAAAGACGCGGCCGTGGCCAAGGAGCAGGCTGGCGAGGGTGGGGCGGCCCAGGCCTAA
- the ettA gene encoding energy-dependent translational throttle protein EttA, translated as MAGEYIFTISGLSKAYGQRVVLDNINLCFYHGAKIGIVGENGSGKSTLLKIMAGVETNFNGTAQPLKGIQIGYLPQEPMLDPSKNVRQNIEEAFAPIKTLIAEYEALSEKMGETMADDEMEKAIEKMGRLQDKIEALNGWELDRQVELAMDALMLPPDDMDVTKLSGGERRRVALCHLLLQKPDILLLDEPTNHLDAETVEWLEGALREYPGNVIVVTHDRYFLDNITKWILELDSGKGIPFEGNYSSWLEQKSARMAQSEKQSSSLRKHMVKELEWIRSAPGARRSQNKARVREYEKLAASAQKGVDVNSLDIQIAPGPALGEQVVEFKGVFKAYNGGELIKDLSFIAPRGAIVGIIGPNGVGKTTLFRMIVGQEQPTAGEVAIGQTVALSYVDQHRDDLDGSKTVYEELSGGAEFIEMAGRQINSRAYAARFNFRGPDQQKKVANLSGGERNRLHLAKLLRRGGNTLLLDEPTNDLDVATLRALEDAIMEFNGCVFVISHDRFFLDRICTHLIAFEGDCKARWFEGSFHEYEEARLKELGGRDEKRRSRYKRLPL; from the coding sequence ATGGCGGGCGAGTACATTTTCACCATAAGCGGGCTTTCAAAGGCTTATGGGCAGAGAGTAGTTCTGGACAACATAAACCTCTGCTTCTACCACGGGGCCAAGATTGGCATCGTAGGCGAGAACGGCTCGGGTAAATCCACCCTGCTTAAGATCATGGCGGGGGTGGAGACCAATTTCAACGGCACAGCCCAGCCTCTCAAGGGGATACAGATAGGTTACCTTCCGCAGGAACCCATGCTGGATCCCTCCAAAAACGTCCGCCAGAATATCGAGGAGGCTTTCGCCCCCATAAAGACCCTTATAGCCGAGTATGAGGCTTTGAGCGAGAAAATGGGGGAAACCATGGCCGACGACGAGATGGAAAAGGCCATCGAGAAAATGGGGAGGCTCCAGGACAAGATAGAAGCGCTAAACGGCTGGGAGCTGGACAGGCAGGTGGAACTGGCCATGGACGCGCTGATGTTACCGCCGGACGACATGGACGTAACCAAACTCTCCGGCGGCGAGCGGCGGCGGGTGGCCTTGTGCCACCTGCTCCTGCAAAAGCCGGACATCCTGTTGCTGGACGAGCCCACGAACCATCTGGACGCGGAAACGGTGGAATGGCTGGAGGGCGCCCTGCGCGAATACCCGGGCAACGTGATAGTGGTCACCCACGACAGGTATTTCCTGGACAACATCACCAAGTGGATACTGGAGCTGGACAGCGGCAAGGGGATACCTTTCGAGGGAAACTATTCATCGTGGCTGGAGCAGAAATCCGCCAGGATGGCGCAGTCGGAAAAACAGTCATCCAGCCTTCGCAAACACATGGTAAAAGAGCTGGAGTGGATTCGCTCCGCCCCTGGCGCCCGCCGGTCCCAGAACAAGGCCAGGGTAAGGGAATACGAAAAACTGGCCGCCTCCGCCCAGAAGGGGGTGGACGTGAACTCGCTTGACATCCAGATAGCCCCCGGGCCCGCATTGGGCGAGCAGGTGGTGGAGTTTAAGGGAGTCTTCAAAGCCTATAACGGCGGGGAGCTTATAAAGGATTTGAGCTTCATCGCCCCCCGTGGCGCCATAGTGGGCATTATCGGCCCCAACGGCGTGGGCAAGACCACCCTGTTCCGCATGATAGTGGGGCAGGAACAGCCTACGGCTGGCGAGGTCGCCATTGGGCAGACCGTGGCGCTTTCGTATGTGGATCAGCACAGGGACGACCTGGATGGCTCCAAGACCGTATATGAAGAGCTGTCGGGCGGGGCGGAGTTCATAGAGATGGCCGGGCGGCAGATAAACTCCCGCGCATACGCGGCCCGGTTTAACTTCCGCGGGCCGGACCAGCAAAAGAAAGTGGCCAACCTCTCCGGTGGCGAGCGCAACCGGTTGCATCTGGCGAAGCTTCTGCGTCGCGGCGGCAACACTCTTCTGCTGGACGAGCCCACAAACGACCTGGACGTTGCCACCCTTCGCGCCCTGGAAGACGCCATTATGGAGTTTAACGGGTGCGTTTTCGTGATAAGCCATGACCGGTTCTTCCTGGACAGGATTTGCACCCACCTCATCGCCTTCGAGGGGGACTGCAAAGCCCGATGGTTTGAAGGGTCTTTCCATGAGTACGAGGAAGCCCGGCTAAAGGAGCTGGGTGGCCGGGACGAGAAGAGGCGGAGCAGATACAAAAGGCTTCCGCTTTAA
- a CDS encoding KUP/HAK/KT family potassium transporter, with protein MKGLLEPLGLVFGDIGTSPIYTLTVIFLLLKPTEANVLGVLSLVTWTLIILVSAQYAWLAMSLSREGEGGAIVLKEILLSHLKPGRRAVFIMILSCVSVSLMIGDGVITPAISILSAVEGTRLIPAFSDLGQDKLIIASAAIAVALFLFQRHGTEKVAGAFGPVMVVWFLALAVSGIASISTMPKVLSAVNPYYAVTFFANHGIAGFFILGEVILCATGGEALYADMGHIGAKPIIKAWRVVFFALLLNYFGQGAYLLQNPKAGNILFEMVYSQAEVVYIPFLLLSVMATIIASQAMISGMFSIVFQGISTNIFPRMKVDFTSTRLRSQIYIGFVNWFLLLSVIFIMMEFGESAKLAAAYGIAVSGAMTVTGIMMTWIFIMRRAWVKAAAGFVIMVVDWAFFTACMTKIPHGGYWSLLIASAPLTMILIYIYGQRRLYRSMRPVEMGLFLDQFKMLYSASSRIKGTALYFIRDTERIPPYILHTMFKNGIIYEDNLFVSVKTLETPFGVNYFFRGGIADGLRVFEINLGYQEVLDLESILRKSGINEKTIFYGVEDIVTKNFIWRIFALMKTLSPAYVKFYKLPSNRLHGVVTRVDM; from the coding sequence ATGAAAGGTCTTTTGGAGCCTCTTGGGCTGGTGTTCGGGGACATCGGCACCAGCCCCATCTACACCCTTACGGTAATATTCCTGCTGTTAAAGCCCACCGAGGCCAACGTGCTGGGTGTGCTTTCTCTTGTTACCTGGACTCTCATAATCCTCGTATCCGCCCAATACGCCTGGCTGGCCATGAGCCTTTCAAGGGAGGGCGAGGGTGGCGCCATTGTGCTGAAGGAAATTCTGCTCTCCCACTTGAAGCCGGGGCGGAGAGCCGTTTTTATCATGATCCTCTCCTGCGTAAGCGTTTCGCTGATGATAGGCGACGGCGTGATAACCCCCGCCATAAGCATTTTAAGCGCCGTGGAGGGCACGCGGCTTATCCCGGCTTTCAGCGACCTGGGCCAGGACAAGCTGATAATAGCCTCGGCGGCCATAGCGGTAGCGTTATTCCTTTTCCAGCGGCATGGCACGGAGAAGGTGGCCGGAGCCTTCGGCCCGGTGATGGTGGTGTGGTTCCTGGCCCTTGCCGTGTCTGGAATCGCCTCCATATCCACCATGCCCAAGGTGCTTTCCGCGGTAAATCCTTATTACGCGGTAACGTTCTTCGCCAATCACGGCATCGCCGGATTTTTCATTTTGGGCGAAGTTATCCTTTGCGCAACCGGTGGTGAGGCGCTATACGCGGACATGGGGCATATCGGCGCCAAGCCGATAATAAAGGCCTGGCGGGTGGTATTCTTCGCCCTGCTACTAAATTATTTCGGGCAGGGGGCATATCTGCTTCAAAACCCCAAGGCCGGGAACATCCTTTTCGAGATGGTTTATTCTCAAGCGGAAGTGGTTTACATCCCATTCCTGTTATTAAGCGTCATGGCAACCATCATAGCCTCGCAGGCCATGATAAGCGGCATGTTCTCCATAGTGTTCCAGGGGATCTCCACGAACATATTCCCCCGGATGAAGGTGGATTTCACCTCCACCCGCCTGCGCTCGCAGATTTACATCGGTTTCGTGAACTGGTTCCTGCTGTTGTCGGTCATTTTCATAATGATGGAGTTCGGCGAGTCCGCCAAACTGGCCGCCGCCTATGGCATAGCCGTTTCCGGAGCCATGACCGTTACCGGAATAATGATGACCTGGATTTTCATCATGAGGCGCGCATGGGTGAAGGCCGCGGCGGGCTTTGTGATAATGGTGGTGGACTGGGCTTTCTTTACAGCCTGCATGACCAAGATACCCCACGGTGGCTACTGGTCGCTCCTCATCGCCTCCGCCCCGCTTACGATGATTCTCATTTACATCTACGGCCAGCGGCGGCTGTACCGCTCCATGCGGCCGGTGGAGATGGGGCTATTCCTGGACCAGTTCAAAATGCTGTACTCCGCCAGTAGCAGGATAAAGGGCACCGCGCTTTATTTCATCCGCGACACGGAGAGGATACCCCCGTATATCCTGCATACCATGTTCAAGAACGGCATTATTTACGAGGACAACCTTTTCGTTTCCGTGAAAACGCTGGAGACCCCGTTCGGCGTGAATTATTTCTTCCGTGGCGGAATAGCCGACGGGTTGAGGGTGTTCGAGATCAACCTTGGGTACCAGGAGGTGCTGGACCTGGAGAGCATCCTGCGCAAGTCGGGCATCAACGAGAAGACAATTTTCTACGGAGTGGAGGACATCGTAACGAAGAACTTCATCTGGAGGATCTTCGCGCTGATGAAAACCCTCTCGCCGGCCTATGTGAAGTTTTACAAGCTCCCGTCAAACCGCCTGCACGGCGTGGTGACGCGGGTGGATATGTAG
- a CDS encoding DUF86 domain-containing protein codes for MFDRSLVISILQQIDEALETIQNRSAHIHAANDFTDSPAGKEKMDSICMRFAAMGEALKHIDKITSGSLLSRYPEIDWKGAIGFRDIIAHHYFDIDAEQVFWICANKVKPLAETIRKMIKDLG; via the coding sequence ATGTTTGACAGGAGCCTTGTTATATCCATTCTCCAGCAAATAGACGAAGCCCTGGAGACCATACAAAACCGTTCCGCCCATATTCATGCTGCAAACGATTTCACGGACTCCCCTGCCGGGAAGGAAAAAATGGACAGCATCTGTATGCGGTTTGCCGCAATGGGTGAGGCTTTGAAACATATCGACAAGATTACATCGGGTAGCTTGCTTTCCAGGTATCCTGAAATTGATTGGAAAGGCGCAATTGGTTTCCGGGATATAATAGCCCATCATTACTTCGATATTGACGCCGAACAGGTTTTTTGGATTTGCGCAAATAAAGTTAAACCCCTCGCCGAAACTATAAGGAAAATGATTAAGGATTTGGGCTGA